The window ACCTGCAGGCACAGCCTCTAAATCTAACGGCAAACTGCTTTTCGGATTCGGGAACATCGGTATTATGACGGATGTGTCTTATAAGCCTGACCAAAACAAGAAGACTGAATGGACAGAGGCCACAAAGACAAAGCAAACCGATAATCTCTTTAACCTGGATTTTAATTTAATTGCAGGTATAAATTTAAACTCAAATAATAAGCTCTTTAAGATTTCTGCAAAGTTGGGACTTGAATCTGATGTCGGTAAGAAGACGACCAAGGTGGATAGTAAGCTTACAAAATTCGAAGATAAAAGTAAATACAACCTTGTTATAAATGCCGGATTTTCCCATGATTTTTCATCAAAAGACGGCATAACCCAGACAGTTCTGGCCGATTTGGACACCAAATGGGGTATATGGCCTACAAAAAGAGAGGTAAATGTAGTAGGAGGCGTAACAACCACAGACTATAAATATGGTGAACTAAAGGATATACTTCGACTTACCCCTAAGTACCGGATTGCCTATGAACCGGAAGGTAAATTTGCCTTTAAAGCCGAGGCCGGTTTAGGAATAGGATTTGACTTTGAGAACGATTATAATTATACTCGCACAGTTGTCTCAAGCGGAGGCGATACGAAAGCATATAATGCAGCCAGAACATATAAAACAACATTAAGCCTACAGCCTGAATTAAAGGCGGCTTTTGTCTATGCCCCCGTATCGAAGTTTAAGCTTAACTTCGGCTTAGGATTTAATGTTCCATCAGTTAACTGGGCCTTTGAAAAGACAGAAACGCGCGATGCATCAGGTAATGTTACAAACACCGCTAAAGGAAACACGCTTACATTCAATACTAATGACGGAAAGTTCAGTGCAGATTCGGGATTTACTTGGCTTATAACCGAGAATGTAATCTTTGATGCAAACTGGAATATCGTCAATAATTTGCTTAAGACCTTTAGTACAAACCTAACTGAGGGTGATGGTATCAATTTTTGGAATACTGTAAACAAACTCGTTGTCCACAATATAAAATTTGCCCTATCGGTTAAATTCTAATCAAAATTTATACTATTAAAATCTACTTTAGATAAAACCTGTTAATGTTTACACAGCATTAGCAGGTTTTTTTGTAAATTTGCAGTTAAGCTAAACTTACAAAAAAGACTAGACAAGCTGCATAGAAAATATTAAACTCATTTTATATGAAAGAAAAAACAAAAGACGATACCATTATAATAAAGTTATATGAGGGGATACATCTGGAAATATACGACACTTATACCGAGAAATCATATAGTTTAAAAGGAGAACCTAGGAATGTTTTTAGAATCGATTACTGCTTTCAAGGGCTTCTGGAAGGTAAATTTGAAAATCAAACTTTTTCGTATTTAGGAGAAAAAGAAACAGCTATAAATTATGAAAAAGTTGCATTATCAAAAAGCTTTTTTCCGTTGAAGTTTTATAAGGGTATAAGTATACTATTCTTTCTTGATAAAATAAATTCGAATTTCAAAAATACTGCACAATTATTTAATATAGATATTGAAAAAATATGCAAAAATTTAGATTTGCAGGACGGATGGTATAAAATAAAAATTAATTCCGAGATCTCTTATATAATGAATACACTGTATGAAAAACAAAGCTTGAAACATATAGAGTACTTTCAAATTAAATTATTCGAAATTCTATATCTTTTAAGTGTAATCAATACGGAAGAATACCAAAAAGAAGAATTTTATTCGGGTTATCACATCAATAAGGTAAAAAAAATTCATGAATATGCCGTTAATAATATAGATAAAAATATATCTTTTAAAAAGATGGTTAAAAATGAAGATTTAAGCTACACTATTTTTCAAAAATTATTTAAGCAAATTTACGGAGAAAGCCCTTACTCATATTTAAAAAAATATCGATTAGAAATTGCAGCATTTTATATTTCCTCTACCGATAGAAAAATTACCGATATAGCTATAAATTGCGGATACTTAAATGCAAGTAAATTTTCTGATGCATTTAAATCCGTTTACGGCATCAGCCCAATCCAATACAGAAATGGAGAAAAACCTACAATAACTAAATAAAAATATCATTTTGGATTATTTTCAATTAAAATAGAGTAGAAAAATTTATCATAATTCAGTATAGTTAGCTAATACTAACTTTATAAAACGAAAGTGGAGATAAACAATTATGATGCTTAACAGAAGAGTTATCGAATTGACAAAAGGTATTAAATGCAGCATTTTGTTTAAAGCCCTATTGGGTGTTGCCGTATCGGGAACTTATGTAGCTCAAGCTGTCTTGTTGGGGAAAATAGTGGGACAACTTTATTCCAAAGAAGAATTATCCGTGGTAATACAAAGTATCTTATACATATCGGCAATCATAGCATCCCGCCTTATTTTAATATATTACAATTCAGTTTACGGCAAAAAAATTATCGGCAAGGTAAAAAACATTTTAAGGCGCCGCATTTACGATAAACTGTTAAAACTGGGACCTGCATTTTTAGATGATGAAAGAACAGGTAAATTAGGTTCAACAATGGTAAGCGGAGTAGACTATTTAGAAGGGTATTTAACGCTATACATTCCGCAAATACTTGTGTGTGTAATTGCATGCGGTGCAATGCTCATTTATGTTTTTTCGCTGCATTATGTTTTAGGCATAATATCGACTGCAGCCTTAATCGCCGTATTGATTTCTCCCGTTGCTTTCGGGAAGATACTATCGGAATCTTCCAATGCACATTGGACGGCTTATAGAAATTTAACTGCAGAAATTTTAGACGGCATTCAAGGAATTACAACGGCAAAGACGTATAATGCACAAGAAAGGCTCGGAAAATTATTAAAAGAAAAAATGAGAACACTTTTTTCTGAAACTATGCGCAACTTAAAAGTAAACCTAGCCGAAATAGGTATTTCCAATTTTGCTTCCGGTATCGGTACAAGTTTTACCCTTGCCGTAGCAGCACTATTAACTTCTGTGCATATAATTCCCGCATCCTCATTACTTATTTTGCTTTTTATGACCAACGAAGTTTTTAGACCTGCAAACGAATTGGCGGCATACTTTCATCAAGGTTTTATGGGCATAACCTCTATGGGCGGAATTTTTGCCTTACTTGATGAAGAAGAAAAAATAAAAGATGAGGGGACTAAAACCATTGACATAAAATCGGCCGATGGTTTTGAAATAAAATATAAAAATATTGAATTCGCTTACAACCGAAAAAAGAATACGGTTTTTAAGAATTTAAATTTCACTGTTGCAAAAAATGAAAAACTTGCAGTTGCAGGAGAATCGGGAAGCGGAAAAACTACCATTGTAAATTTATTGTTAAGGTTTTATGAGCCTACAAGCGGGAGCATTTATATCAACGGTACCGATATAAAAGACTTGACATTAAAATCTTTGCGCAGTTTAATTACGGTAGTTTCGCAAGAAACCTATTTGTTTAACGGAACAATAAAAGAAAATCTTTTACATGCAAATGAAGATGCAGATGAGGAGAAGCTTATAGATGCGTGTAAAGCAGCAAACATTCATTCCTTTATTCAAAGTTTACCGGACGGCTACAATACAAAAGTCGGAGAAAGAGGACTTAACTTTTCGGGAGGGCAAAGACAAAGAATTGCAATTGCGAGAGCCGTTTTAAAAAACTCACCGATTGTAGTTCTTGATGAAGCTACTTCCAGCGTGGATACCGAAAATGAAAATGAAATTAAACAAAGTCTTAATCACTTGTTAAGAAACAGAACAAGTATTACGATTGCGCACCGTTTAAACACAATAGAAAACAGTGATAGGATTCTGGTTTTGCTCAGAGGAGAAATCGTAGAAGAAGGCTCTCACAAAGAACTTATTTTAAAAGACGGATACTACAAAAAGCTTGTAGAAGCGCAACAAGGAGAAAACTAATATGTTTAAAGAAAAATATAAACCGCTTATTAAAATGTCTAAATACATAAGCTTTTATAAAAAAGAATTTATCATTTCGATTATTTACGGAATATTTAACAGTGTTTTTGCTTTGCTCACCGTTTTAACGGGTGCATATATAGCTTCAGCGGCTCTGTTTAAAATGAGCACAGGAAAAATACTTTATCTTTTTATACCGCTGATTATTTTTATTATCGGCAAAGGACTTTTTGCTTTTTTGGAAATGTACGAATGTCATTTGGTTTCATACGGTGTAATCGAAAAAATAAGAAACCTTTTATATGATTCGATTTCCAAAACAGCACCGCAATCCACAGGCAAAAAAAGAAGCGGAAGTATTACCTCCGTGTTTGTCGAAGATGTTGAAGCCACTGAAGTTTTTTATGCTCATACCGCAGGATCTTACATAATTGCAGTTGTCTGCACTGTTCTTTATCTTACTGCATTAAGTTTTCTTTCATTTAAAATAAGTGCAGCCGTTTTTGCCGCCTGTATTCTTGTCGCAGCCGTTCCGTATTTTTTTAATCCTATTACAAAAAAAATCGGAGAAGAGATACGCGACGGTTTGGCTGAGGTAAATGCCGAAGCTGTAGATACGGTTCAAGGTTTACGTGAGATTTTAATTTTCGGCAAAGAAAAAAAATACATTGAAAAAGTTACTGCCGATACCTTACGCTTAAATAAAAAAGAAATACGGGATGGGAGATTTAAGGGCTTACACAGTTTAGTAATAAACTTAATTACCTCCGCAGTTTTAATTTCAACAATATTACTCGCTCATTCGGAAGTAATTGCAGGCTCGTTAAAACCTGAAATGGTTTCGGTTGTTATAATATTTTCTCTTTTTGCCTTTGTGCCTATAATGAGCGTTTCGGTTACGGCAGGAGCTATGAATATTTCAAATGGAGCGGCAAAAAGAATTTTGGATATATTAGAAGAAGAACCGGCCGTTAAAGACAGGGTTCCATATATTCCGCAAAACAAATCTTCAGTTAAGGGAAACATAGAATTTAAGGACGTAAAATTTTCTTACGAAAAAGGTACCGAAGTTTTACACGGAGTTAATTTTACGGTTAAGGCCGGTGAAAGCATTGCCCTTACGGGTGAATCGGGAGCGGGAAAATCTACAATAGCAAATTTACTTATGCGCTTTTACGAACCTGACAGCGGAGCAATTTATATTGACGGAAAAAACATAAAAGATATACACCAAAATTCCCTGAGGGATATAATCGCCTATGTACCGCAGGATGTTTATCTCTTTAACAAAACCATAAAAGAAAACATTTCCCTTGCCTGTCCCGATGCAAGCGATGAAGAAATTAAACAAGCTGCTAAGGTTGCGATGGCTGATGGCTTTATTAAAAGGTTGGAACAAGGCTACGATACCAATGTCGGTGAGCGGGGTGTTCAGCTCTCAGGCGGAGAAAAACAAAGAATTGCTATAGCGCGCGCCGTCTTAAAAAATTCTCCCATATTGCTGATGGACGAAGCCGTTTCCAATTTGGATAGTGAAAGCGAAGCACTCTTCCGGCAAGCCCTAAATAATATCCGCAAAAATAAAACCATAATAACGATTGCACATCGTCCTTCTACAATAAAAGAGGCAGACAGGGTTGTAAAAATCGAAAACGGAAAAATAGTTTAAAATTTCAGCCTTGAATTTTATTCGGTTTATGTGTATAATGCTTCGACAAAACATTGCCGGAGCACATAATGAATCAGGATATAGAAACAATCGTAAAAAATTGCAGGATTTTTTTTGAAACAAATAAAACAAAAAGCTATGAGTTTAGGATTTCTCAATTATTAAAATTACAGGAAGTTTTAAACCAAAACAAAAAAGAACTTTTAAATGCCCTTTATTCCGACTTACACAAAACCGAAATGGAAGGCTTCTTTTCGGAATTTGCTATCGTACGCGGAGAACTTAAATTTGCAATCAAGCACTTAAAAAAATGGATTAAACCTAAAAGGGTTCCGACCTCGATTGCTCATTTTAAAAGCTCAAGCAAAATAATGTATGAGCCCTTCGGCACCGTGCTCATCATGTCGCCATGGAATTATCCTTTAAATTTAACCCTTGCTCCCTTGGTAGGCGCCATTGCTGCAGGAAATTGTGCCGTTGTAAAGCCCTCAAATTATTCGCCTGCAACATCGGAGGTTATAAAAAAAATAATCTCCGAAAACTTTCCGCCGGAATATATATCGGTAATTACCGGAGGCCGGGAAGAAAACTCGAAACTTTTGGAGCAGCGCTTTGACTACATCTTTTTTACGGGCGGAACAACTGTCGGCAAGCTCGTAATGGAAGCGGCGGCTAAATATGTAACCCCCGTAACCTTGGAGCTCGGCGGAAAATCTCCCTGCGTAGTTGAAAAATCTGCAAACTTAAAAGTTGCAGCCCGCCGAATAGCTTTCGGAAAATACCTTAACGCCGGACAAACCTGCGTAGCTCCCGATTATATTTTAATTCAAGATGAGGTAAAAGAAAAATTTATCGAAGAATTAAAAGAAGCTTTAAAAGAATTTTTCCCCACGGAAACCTATTTGGACATGCACCTTCCCCACATCGTAAACGAAAAACATTTTGACCGCCTCATGGGTTTAATTGAAGGAGAAAAAATAATCACGGGCGGCAAAGGAGAAAAAGGCAGAAAATTTATTGAGCCCACAGTTCTGGATAATATTACCTTTGATTCCAAAATAATGCAGGAGGAAATTTTCGGGCCAATTCTTCCCGTAATAAGTTTTAAGACAATAGAGGAAGCAATTAAACTGATTAAATCCCGCGAAAAGCCCCTAGCCTCTTATCTTTTTACAACCGACTCAAATATAGAAAAGAAATTCTTAAATGAAGTTTCTTTCGGGGGCGGCTGTATCAACGATACGATAGTCCACTTGGCAAGCGATTACCTTCCCTTCGGAGGAGTCGGCTTTAGCGGCATAGGAAAATACCACGGAGACGAAAGCTTTAAAGTTTTCAGTAATGCAAAAAGCATCCTAAAAAAATCAAACCTCATCGACATTAAACTCCGCTATCATCCTTATTCAGAAAAAAAATTAAACATAATAAACAAGATGATGTAGGAAATGGACTTTAAGAAATGGACACCGATAAACTTTTATCAAAGGACCTTTTATCAAATGGTATTCTACTAAAGGGCTTAAAAGAATTAGGCATAAACGAAAAGGCTCATAATAAGCTCTCTAAACTTTTAAACATTTATATGCGGGAACTTAAAATGTTTAACGCCTCATTTAATTTGGTAAAGGTCAAGGACGATGAAGAATTAATCGTCGCCCATATTTTAGATTCCCTTTCGGCTTGGCGTTTTTTTTATAACGAAACCAAAAATACCGAAAGCAAAACCTCACTCAACAATGCCGAAACCAAAAATACTAATGAAGCTCTTCTTACAAGTGAGCCTTTTTATATTGCCGATGCCGGAACCGGAGCGGGCTTTCCCGGAGTTCCCCTTGCAGCTCTTTTTATTTCTTTAGGCAATTTAGATGTAAAACTTTCTTTAATCGAAAGAATGCAAAAGCGATGCACATTTTTAGAAAACATCAAGGCTGTTCTCCAATTAAATAACACCGAGATTATCGAAAGCGAAGCCGAAAAAGCCCCTCAAAATAAATTTGACATTGTAACTTGCAGAGCCTTCCACACCTTGGATAAGCACATTCTACAAACTCTTTTAAATCTTGCAAAGCCTAAGGGTAAATTATTTTTATACAAGGCAGCAAAAGAAAAAATAAACGAAGAGACGGAGCTTATCAAAAAAGAAGGTTTAAACTATAAAACAGAAAAACTTGATGTTCCTTTTTTAAAAAAAGAAAGACACCTTCTTATAATCGAAAAGCCTTAATCCAAGGTTTTTAATTCTACCGAAACCTTAAAGCCCTTTTCGTTTTTTGTAATCTCGGCAAGAGCATAGCGGCCTTCCATCAGGGCACCGGGATTTACCAAAACGGTTTCTCCGATTTTATCGACTGCAAAGGACTCGTGAATATGCCCCGACACAACCAAAAGAGGCTTATGCTTTTCGATAAAGGCAGTGATACCCTTTGAGCCCACATGCACCATGGGAGCCACCTTATCGACCTTGGCCCCATGCGGAGGATTATGACAAACCAAAACCAAGTTACCGGCTGCGGTAATATTTGCTTTTTCAAAGGCATCGGTTAAATCTTTTACAAGCTCTTCATCGGTTCTTTCGTAAGGTGTAGTGCCTGTAAATTTACTTCCGCCCCCGGAACCCGCAAAGATAAGCCCTTCAAAATTTTTTACCTCGCCCGTAATTGAAACACTGGCATCTTTTAATTTTTTTTCAAACTCAGGTTCATCGCAATTCCCCAACACGGCAAAAATATTTTTATGAATCTTTAAAAGCTCGTTTAAAAAAGGAGCCCCCGTTTCAATCTTTTTAAAAGCAGCAAAGTCCCCTCCAAAAATAAGGGCATCAACCCCATCGGCAACAGGTTTTATTTTTTTTAGTTTTTCAAGATCCCCATGCCCGTCCGAAATAATCAATAACTTCATAAGTATTAAACCCTCCTAAATCTGTTTGCGATGTTTTTCATAAGTCTTTAAGACTTATGAAAAACTCGACGGTCTAGCCTAAAAATCGAATTAGATTTTTAGGCTAGACCAATTATACATTATTTTGGGGAAATGGTATATGGGAAGGAAAGGACGGTTTAGGATGCTATCCAGCTGACGCGGCACCTTATAAGATCCATACCGTTTTTTAGTCAAAAAATTTTCGAGCCGCTAAAGCGGCTAACACAGTGCAGGTCAATCTTATTTTCAAAAATTTACTGCACCACACCACACATTTTGCCTGTTCGGTTTCACCGTTTTACCGCCATGGACGGCGGTGGTTCCATTCTTGCGATGTTTTGCCGTGAGGCAAAACTCGAAACTCAAAATCGGACACAGATGTCCGATTTTGAGTACCTCTCCGGCAAAATATGTGAACTCAAGGCCGGCAAGCCAAGCGGAAGCCAAGAAGGTTGCCCCTGTTGCCAGGGTTGCCGTTACCCCGGGTGCCCACAGTGCAGCCCTCCGCGTAGTTGTCCCAGCTGCCGCCGCGTAAAACACGGTTAGAGCCTGACGCGGCACCCTGAGGATCGGTAACAATACCGCCTTGCACATAAGAACCATCGTTTGATGCAGGGTCATTATTATGCCTATCAAAACACCATTCCCAGACATTCCCGCTCATATCGTGTAAGCCAAGTGCATTTTCTCTCTTTTTTCCTACCGGATGAGTTTTGTAGCCTGAATTACCGGAATACCACGCAACCTCTCCTGTTTCAGCCGTATCCCATTTATCTTTCGCTCCGCTTGCACTGTTCAGTTTGGTAAGCCATACATCGCCGTATTGTGCCGCATTTGTTGTATCGTTTCCCTGCCGGCGGGCAGCATATTCCCATTCAGCTTCGGTAGGAAGTCTAAAGCCTTTTTTACTCATATCGGCATAGGCTGCATCACAAACAGCTCCATCCGTTGCATCTTTTAATACGGTAGAATCGGTTTTGCTTTTGCGGTATACACATTCATCTTTACCCATCTTCATTTCCGTATACGCATTACACCATACTATGCAGTCCCGCCAGCTTATAGTCGTTACAGGATGATTTTTGTTTGCTGTAGGAAGCTTGCCTATGTTTGCATAATTAGGAAAACTACCTCCGCCGCCTGTGCCGTCCCAACCTTCAAGCCCTTTGTTTGCAAAGGTGTAGCCTTTACTTTCTGCCCATGTCCGTACCTCGTGCCATAACTCGTATGTTACCTCTGTTTTGCCTAGCTTGTAGGGGCTTAATTTTACCTTCCGGTCTTTAATAAATACGCCTTTCAACCAATCTTCATCTTCTGGTAAGGTTGAGGGGTCTACTTCATTGCCTGTAATGGTTACCTCGGAAATTTCTACAAACTCGTATACGATTTCAGGGGGTGCGGGCGGCGTTGGCGGTGTTCCGCCTCCTCCTCCACCTGAGTTTCCTCCTCCTGAGCTGCTGCCTGACGGTTGGTTACAGCCGGTAAAAAGCAGCGCGGCTGCCAATATTGCGGCTATGATGAGTGCCGCGGCTCCCTTAATTGTGAAGGCTTTTGCCTTCTTGTTTTTGTTTGTTTTAAACTTTATCATAGGTTCCTCCTGTCAAAGTTAATTTTTAATTTAACTGCCGAGCGGTCTTAACCACCGCCATCCGTGGCGGTTTTAATGGAATCTTTGTAAGGACATCCTTAATAATCCTCTGCGAAGT of the Treponema denticola ATCC 35405 genome contains:
- a CDS encoding TDE2508 family outer membrane beta-barrel protein, producing MKIQKKLFIFAVLLMTASLVFAQISMTSYSTQNLFGTDVDDFMNVNEWQNVQPKNIFGFLGYGKTGKGSINLGLAHQFKPFYLGTYFEGQLNGWEKKKEANGNITTYIPAGTASKSNGKLLFGFGNIGIMTDVSYKPDQNKKTEWTEATKTKQTDNLFNLDFNLIAGINLNSNNKLFKISAKLGLESDVGKKTTKVDSKLTKFEDKSKYNLVINAGFSHDFSSKDGITQTVLADLDTKWGIWPTKREVNVVGGVTTTDYKYGELKDILRLTPKYRIAYEPEGKFAFKAEAGLGIGFDFENDYNYTRTVVSSGGDTKAYNAARTYKTTLSLQPELKAAFVYAPVSKFKLNFGLGFNVPSVNWAFEKTETRDASGNVTNTAKGNTLTFNTNDGKFSADSGFTWLITENVIFDANWNIVNNLLKTFSTNLTEGDGINFWNTVNKLVVHNIKFALSVKF
- a CDS encoding helix-turn-helix transcriptional regulator — translated: MKEKTKDDTIIIKLYEGIHLEIYDTYTEKSYSLKGEPRNVFRIDYCFQGLLEGKFENQTFSYLGEKETAINYEKVALSKSFFPLKFYKGISILFFLDKINSNFKNTAQLFNIDIEKICKNLDLQDGWYKIKINSEISYIMNTLYEKQSLKHIEYFQIKLFEILYLLSVINTEEYQKEEFYSGYHINKVKKIHEYAVNNIDKNISFKKMVKNEDLSYTIFQKLFKQIYGESPYSYLKKYRLEIAAFYISSTDRKITDIAINCGYLNASKFSDAFKSVYGISPIQYRNGEKPTITK
- a CDS encoding ABC transporter ATP-binding protein, producing the protein MMLNRRVIELTKGIKCSILFKALLGVAVSGTYVAQAVLLGKIVGQLYSKEELSVVIQSILYISAIIASRLILIYYNSVYGKKIIGKVKNILRRRIYDKLLKLGPAFLDDERTGKLGSTMVSGVDYLEGYLTLYIPQILVCVIACGAMLIYVFSLHYVLGIISTAALIAVLISPVAFGKILSESSNAHWTAYRNLTAEILDGIQGITTAKTYNAQERLGKLLKEKMRTLFSETMRNLKVNLAEIGISNFASGIGTSFTLAVAALLTSVHIIPASSLLILLFMTNEVFRPANELAAYFHQGFMGITSMGGIFALLDEEEKIKDEGTKTIDIKSADGFEIKYKNIEFAYNRKKNTVFKNLNFTVAKNEKLAVAGESGSGKTTIVNLLLRFYEPTSGSIYINGTDIKDLTLKSLRSLITVVSQETYLFNGTIKENLLHANEDADEEKLIDACKAANIHSFIQSLPDGYNTKVGERGLNFSGGQRQRIAIARAVLKNSPIVVLDEATSSVDTENENEIKQSLNHLLRNRTSITIAHRLNTIENSDRILVLLRGEIVEEGSHKELILKDGYYKKLVEAQQGEN
- the cydC gene encoding thiol reductant ABC exporter subunit CydC; the protein is MFKEKYKPLIKMSKYISFYKKEFIISIIYGIFNSVFALLTVLTGAYIASAALFKMSTGKILYLFIPLIIFIIGKGLFAFLEMYECHLVSYGVIEKIRNLLYDSISKTAPQSTGKKRSGSITSVFVEDVEATEVFYAHTAGSYIIAVVCTVLYLTALSFLSFKISAAVFAACILVAAVPYFFNPITKKIGEEIRDGLAEVNAEAVDTVQGLREILIFGKEKKYIEKVTADTLRLNKKEIRDGRFKGLHSLVINLITSAVLISTILLAHSEVIAGSLKPEMVSVVIIFSLFAFVPIMSVSVTAGAMNISNGAAKRILDILEEEPAVKDRVPYIPQNKSSVKGNIEFKDVKFSYEKGTEVLHGVNFTVKAGESIALTGESGAGKSTIANLLMRFYEPDSGAIYIDGKNIKDIHQNSLRDIIAYVPQDVYLFNKTIKENISLACPDASDEEIKQAAKVAMADGFIKRLEQGYDTNVGERGVQLSGGEKQRIAIARAVLKNSPILLMDEAVSNLDSESEALFRQALNNIRKNKTIITIAHRPSTIKEADRVVKIENGKIV
- a CDS encoding aldehyde dehydrogenase is translated as MNQDIETIVKNCRIFFETNKTKSYEFRISQLLKLQEVLNQNKKELLNALYSDLHKTEMEGFFSEFAIVRGELKFAIKHLKKWIKPKRVPTSIAHFKSSSKIMYEPFGTVLIMSPWNYPLNLTLAPLVGAIAAGNCAVVKPSNYSPATSEVIKKIISENFPPEYISVITGGREENSKLLEQRFDYIFFTGGTTVGKLVMEAAAKYVTPVTLELGGKSPCVVEKSANLKVAARRIAFGKYLNAGQTCVAPDYILIQDEVKEKFIEELKEALKEFFPTETYLDMHLPHIVNEKHFDRLMGLIEGEKIITGGKGEKGRKFIEPTVLDNITFDSKIMQEEIFGPILPVISFKTIEEAIKLIKSREKPLASYLFTTDSNIEKKFLNEVSFGGGCINDTIVHLASDYLPFGGVGFSGIGKYHGDESFKVFSNAKSILKKSNLIDIKLRYHPYSEKKLNIINKMM
- the rsmG gene encoding 16S rRNA (guanine(527)-N(7))-methyltransferase RsmG; the protein is MDTDKLLSKDLLSNGILLKGLKELGINEKAHNKLSKLLNIYMRELKMFNASFNLVKVKDDEELIVAHILDSLSAWRFFYNETKNTESKTSLNNAETKNTNEALLTSEPFYIADAGTGAGFPGVPLAALFISLGNLDVKLSLIERMQKRCTFLENIKAVLQLNNTEIIESEAEKAPQNKFDIVTCRAFHTLDKHILQTLLNLAKPKGKLFLYKAAKEKINEETELIKKEGLNYKTEKLDVPFLKKERHLLIIEKP
- a CDS encoding metallophosphoesterase family protein, producing MKLLIISDGHGDLEKLKKIKPVADGVDALIFGGDFAAFKKIETGAPFLNELLKIHKNIFAVLGNCDEPEFEKKLKDASVSITGEVKNFEGLIFAGSGGGSKFTGTTPYERTDEELVKDLTDAFEKANITAAGNLVLVCHNPPHGAKVDKVAPMVHVGSKGITAFIEKHKPLLVVSGHIHESFAVDKIGETVLVNPGALMEGRYALAEITKNEKGFKVSVELKTLD
- a CDS encoding formylglycine-generating enzyme family protein; its protein translation is MIKFKTNKNKKAKAFTIKGAAALIIAAILAAALLFTGCNQPSGSSSGGGNSGGGGGGTPPTPPAPPEIVYEFVEISEVTITGNEVDPSTLPEDEDWLKGVFIKDRKVKLSPYKLGKTEVTYELWHEVRTWAESKGYTFANKGLEGWDGTGGGGSFPNYANIGKLPTANKNHPVTTISWRDCIVWCNAYTEMKMGKDECVYRKSKTDSTVLKDATDGAVCDAAYADMSKKGFRLPTEAEWEYAARRQGNDTTNAAQYGDVWLTKLNSASGAKDKWDTAETGEVAWYSGNSGYKTHPVGKKRENALGLHDMSGNVWEWCFDRHNNDPASNDGSYVQGGIVTDPQGAASGSNRVLRGGSWDNYAEGCTVGTRGNGNPGNRGNLLGFRLACRP